DNA from Microvirga ossetica:
CACGGTGATCTCGAGCACCTTCATGTTCGCAGCGCTCGCCCTGGTGATCGTCGTCCACCCGAGGTTCAAGCGCTATCATATCTTCGGACGCTTCTGGCGGGCCGACTGGCCGCGCTATCGCACCCTGTGGCAGATCGGCCTGCCCATCGGCCTGACGCTGACCTTCGAGGTGACGATCTTCAATGCGGCCGCCATGCTGATGGGCCGCATTGGCGAGAACGAGCTGGCGGCCCATGCGATCGCCCTGCAGATCGCCTCCTTCTGCTTCTCCGTTCCCCTCGGAATCGGGCAGGCCGTGACGGTGCGCGTGGGGCGGGCCTATGGCGCGCAGGATCCGGACGGGGTTACCCGCGCCGGCTGGACCTCCTTTGCGCTGGGCGTCGGCTTCATGGCGGTGACGGCATCGCTCATGCTGTTCGCGCCCCACCTGCTGATCGGCGCCTTCCTCGACGTGAACGATCCCAAGAACGCGCTCGTCGTCGATCTGGCGCGCTCGTTCCTGTTGCTCGCCGCCATCTTCCAGCTGGCGGACGGCGCGCAGGCCGTCGGGGCCGGAATGCTGCGCGGATTGCAGGATACCCGCGTTCCCATGCTCTATGCGGCCTTCGGCTATTGGGGGATCGGGCTGCCGCTCGGCGCCATCCTCGCCTTCGGCACGAGCCTGCGCGGCGTCGGCATCTGGATCGGCCTCGCCAGCGCCCTGGCGGTGGTGGCCTCGCTGATGCAGTGGCGCTGGCTGCGCCGCGACCGGCTGGGGCTGGTCACCGCCGTGCCGCGGGATGTTCAGGAAGCGTTTGCCGCTTAAGCCACGATCCGCGCCGGGTCGACCAGCGCGACACGCGCGCCCTCGTGGGTGACCACTCTGCCTCTCCGCCTCAGCCGGATCCTCGGATAGGGGGCAGCCGCCGTTTCCGCCGCGCCGTGAGCGTGGCTCGGCCGTCCGGTCTGCGCCGAGGATGGCGCCCTGCGAAGACGCTTAAGCTGCCGTGAAAAGGGATGGA
Protein-coding regions in this window:
- a CDS encoding MATE family efflux transporter, giving the protein MIARDSTYQRAAWLAELRATLSLGWPLVLATLAQTALITSDVILMGWMGSEALAAGALGTNVYFAFLIFGIGLVNATSPMIAEELGRKRHSVREVRRTVRQGLWASVTVAIPIWIVTWNGEKLLLAIGQAPGLAHNAGEYVRALQWSILPFLLFLVLRSFLAALERPGWALFIGLLAIPVNFAAAYALMFGSFGLPALGLIGAGLGTVISSTFMFAALALVIVVHPRFKRYHIFGRFWRADWPRYRTLWQIGLPIGLTLTFEVTIFNAAAMLMGRIGENELAAHAIALQIASFCFSVPLGIGQAVTVRVGRAYGAQDPDGVTRAGWTSFALGVGFMAVTASLMLFAPHLLIGAFLDVNDPKNALVVDLARSFLLLAAIFQLADGAQAVGAGMLRGLQDTRVPMLYAAFGYWGIGLPLGAILAFGTSLRGVGIWIGLASALAVVASLMQWRWLRRDRLGLVTAVPRDVQEAFAA